In Deinococcus proteolyticus MRP, a single genomic region encodes these proteins:
- the crcB gene encoding fluoride efflux transporter CrcB: MTWLYIALGGAAGASLRHAATLLLAPLTLRAGWPLGVLLINLLGSLLLGLLLGLVGRGVLPEAARLALGTGLLGGFTTFSTFSVDLDQLLARGAYGEAALYLGFSVGGGVLAAVVGRLLAQQL; the protein is encoded by the coding sequence ATGACCTGGCTTTACATCGCTCTGGGCGGTGCAGCGGGCGCTTCGCTGCGGCACGCAGCCACGCTGCTGCTGGCCCCCCTGACCCTGCGGGCCGGCTGGCCGCTGGGCGTGCTGCTGATCAACCTGCTCGGTTCGCTGCTGCTGGGGCTGCTGCTGGGCCTGGTGGGGCGCGGCGTCCTTCCCGAGGCGGCGCGGCTGGCCCTCGGCACCGGGCTGCTGGGCGGCTTTACCACCTTCAGCACCTTCAGCGTGGACCTGGACCAGCTGCTGGCACGCGGGGCCTACGGCGAGGCGGCGCTTTACCTGGGCTTCAGCGTGGGCGGGGGCGTGCTGGCGGCGGTTGTGGGCCGGTTGCTGGCGCAGCAGCTGTAG
- a CDS encoding EAL domain-containing protein: MGKQPPSDRLAKSRQETSLPVAQPERPPDLARDLTAQAEQVLADDPARACELAEQAYQAAERAGNREQMALASIQSGQARFLLGDCQAAQPLLQRGRQLAEQVRASRLLARALATLGANCAQTSQYGDALQYQLESLRLVQELRDAEGEARTLNNIGYLYMCLRDHGQALKYHRDACETARAIGHLPLEISASINMAVNHEVSGDPGLALQINQDSLAKIDGLSMGQFATTLRGNVASNLQALGRYSEALAACEQVLVTVGQLGLQESECDVRIVRAAALSRLGRQEEAVAELRAALKLAQTLPSPQHLREGNRELARILEELGDTAGALAAMRQYHELQRELLETISQERTRVLATQLQIDRLEFRAAEQQVRNEQLAAMNETLQAAQAELAYRATHDALTGLLNRPALERQLQAVCRDTPPQGMAVLFIDLDHFKQINDTLGHPVGDQLLQEVAGRLRRSVQPGDEVARQGGDEFTVLLRSVQNSAQAEQAAQHLLEQLSIPVIAGGHPLFISASIGIALFPQHGTDVTTLQKHADLALYRAKQERGCYRTYQPALGAEALEQLTVEQAMHGVLTPDGAVATDGFSLQYQPVVDSRTRRPLMVEALLRWHGPWGEVPPQLFVPIAERSHLIVQLGAWTARTALRQLREWRQLWPELKVSVNVSARQLAQPDLAAQLAALLDECGLPPSALVVELTEAAAVDIRQLRAFQELQEAGLSIALDDVGTGYASLSSLAQLPLQMLKIDRSLTVQLAPLPQGNCGHAQTGQRRSTRPLMHALITFGRESGLQVVAEGVETPEQLELLECWGPIQIQGYLESPPLSTEDMTEYLQWKAQEEGT; encoded by the coding sequence ATGGGTAAGCAGCCCCCTTCTGACCGGCTGGCCAAGAGTCGGCAGGAGACTTCGCTGCCAGTGGCACAGCCTGAACGGCCGCCCGACCTGGCCCGCGACCTGACGGCCCAGGCCGAACAAGTCCTGGCAGACGACCCGGCCCGTGCCTGCGAACTGGCCGAGCAGGCCTACCAGGCCGCCGAGCGCGCCGGCAACCGCGAGCAGATGGCTCTGGCCAGCATCCAAAGCGGCCAGGCCCGGTTCCTGCTAGGCGACTGCCAGGCCGCCCAGCCGCTGCTGCAACGCGGGCGGCAGCTGGCCGAGCAGGTGCGGGCGAGCCGGCTGCTGGCCCGCGCCCTGGCAACGCTGGGCGCCAACTGTGCGCAGACCAGCCAGTATGGCGACGCCCTGCAGTACCAGCTGGAAAGCCTGCGGCTGGTACAGGAGCTGCGCGACGCGGAGGGCGAGGCCCGCACGCTGAACAACATCGGCTACCTGTACATGTGCCTGCGCGACCACGGACAGGCGCTGAAATACCACCGCGACGCCTGCGAAACGGCCCGCGCCATCGGGCACCTGCCGCTGGAAATCAGTGCATCTATCAACATGGCGGTCAACCACGAGGTCAGCGGGGACCCTGGACTGGCGCTCCAGATCAACCAGGATTCGCTGGCCAAGATAGACGGCCTGTCCATGGGACAATTCGCAACGACTTTGCGGGGCAACGTGGCCTCCAATCTGCAGGCGCTGGGCCGCTACAGCGAAGCACTGGCCGCCTGCGAGCAGGTCCTGGTCACTGTGGGGCAGCTGGGCCTGCAGGAGAGCGAGTGCGACGTGAGAATCGTCCGCGCCGCGGCGCTCAGCCGTCTGGGGCGGCAGGAAGAAGCCGTGGCCGAGCTGCGCGCAGCGCTCAAGCTGGCGCAGACACTTCCTTCTCCCCAGCACCTGCGGGAAGGCAACCGCGAGCTGGCACGCATTCTGGAAGAACTGGGCGACACTGCCGGGGCCCTGGCCGCCATGCGGCAGTACCACGAGCTGCAAAGGGAATTGCTGGAAACCATCTCGCAGGAACGGACGCGGGTGCTGGCCACGCAGCTGCAGATTGACCGGCTGGAGTTCCGCGCCGCCGAACAGCAGGTGCGCAACGAGCAGCTGGCCGCCATGAACGAGACCTTGCAGGCCGCGCAGGCTGAGCTGGCCTACCGCGCTACGCACGACGCGCTGACGGGCCTGCTCAACCGCCCCGCGCTGGAACGGCAGCTGCAGGCCGTCTGCCGGGACACCCCCCCGCAGGGCATGGCGGTGCTGTTTATTGACCTGGACCACTTCAAGCAGATCAACGACACCCTGGGGCATCCGGTGGGCGACCAGCTGCTGCAGGAGGTGGCGGGGCGGCTGCGGCGCAGCGTGCAGCCGGGCGACGAGGTGGCCCGGCAGGGCGGCGACGAATTCACGGTGCTGCTGCGCTCGGTTCAGAACAGCGCGCAGGCCGAGCAGGCCGCCCAGCACCTGCTTGAGCAGCTGTCCATTCCCGTGATTGCCGGAGGGCATCCGCTGTTTATCAGTGCGTCTATCGGGATTGCGCTGTTTCCGCAGCACGGCACCGACGTCACCACGCTGCAAAAGCACGCCGATCTGGCACTGTACCGGGCCAAGCAGGAGCGGGGGTGCTACCGCACCTACCAGCCGGCGCTGGGGGCCGAAGCACTGGAGCAGCTGACCGTGGAGCAGGCCATGCACGGGGTCCTGACTCCGGACGGCGCAGTGGCCACCGACGGGTTCTCGCTGCAGTACCAGCCGGTGGTGGACTCGCGCACGCGCCGCCCCCTGATGGTCGAAGCGCTGCTGCGCTGGCACGGCCCCTGGGGCGAAGTGCCGCCGCAGCTGTTTGTTCCTATCGCCGAGCGCAGCCACCTGATTGTGCAGCTGGGCGCCTGGACGGCCCGCACGGCACTGCGGCAGCTGCGCGAGTGGCGGCAGCTGTGGCCCGAGCTGAAAGTCAGCGTGAATGTCTCGGCGCGGCAGCTGGCCCAGCCGGACCTGGCCGCGCAGCTTGCGGCCCTACTGGACGAATGCGGCCTGCCCCCCAGCGCCCTGGTGGTGGAGCTGACCGAAGCCGCCGCTGTGGACATCCGACAGCTCAGGGCATTTCAGGAACTGCAGGAGGCCGGGCTGAGCATTGCCCTAGACGATGTGGGCACCGGCTACGCCAGCCTGTCCAGCCTGGCCCAGCTCCCCCTGCAGATGCTCAAGATAGACCGCTCGCTCACCGTGCAGCTGGCGCCCTTGCCGCAGGGGAACTGCGGGCACGCCCAGACCGGACAGCGCCGCTCCACCCGCCCGCTGATGCACGCGCTGATTACCTTCGGGCGCGAGTCGGGGCTACAGGTGGTGGCCGAAGGGGTCGAAACTCCCGAGCAGCTGGAGCTGCTGGAGTGCTGGGGCCCCATTCAGATTCAGGGCTA